A single region of the Biomaibacter acetigenes genome encodes:
- a CDS encoding GTPase translates to MIKNLYSNHLQKSLVSEWGFSPVFEMFYKKMMAMEINEELINSIFSKVSQALKPEELKDENVLFTTIKNELISQIGKIEPIHLSEDKNVIVAFIGPTGVGKTTTIAKLAAKFTLYHEKKVAMITADTFRVGAIEQLKTYGELLEIPVEVIYGNDDIKTALNRVKGYDLVLIDTMGSSPNNKMQIKKVKSLLDAVNPTDIYMVISATTKSRDIGDILNNYKELNFNKLIITKLDETRTYGTIMNAVKMTDSNLSYFTVGQNVPDDIEIASAEKLAGMILGENTYV, encoded by the coding sequence ATGATTAAAAATTTATACTCTAACCATTTACAAAAAAGTCTTGTTTCAGAATGGGGTTTTTCACCGGTATTTGAGATGTTTTACAAAAAGATGATGGCCATGGAAATAAATGAAGAACTCATAAACAGTATCTTCAGTAAGGTTTCACAAGCTCTCAAACCTGAAGAACTGAAGGATGAAAATGTGCTTTTCACCACAATCAAGAATGAATTAATATCTCAGATTGGAAAAATTGAACCCATTCATCTTTCCGAAGACAAGAATGTTATTGTAGCTTTTATAGGACCCACAGGAGTTGGGAAAACCACAACCATTGCAAAATTGGCTGCAAAATTTACCCTATATCATGAGAAAAAAGTGGCCATGATTACTGCCGATACTTTCAGGGTTGGTGCTATAGAACAGCTAAAGACTTATGGAGAACTTCTGGAGATCCCGGTGGAAGTGATTTACGGAAACGACGATATAAAAACAGCTTTGAACAGGGTAAAGGGATATGATCTGGTTTTGATAGATACCATGGGTTCAAGCCCAAATAATAAAATGCAGATCAAAAAGGTCAAGAGTTTACTGGATGCAGTAAATCCCACCGATATATACATGGTAATAAGCGCCACCACCAAAAGCCGTGATATAGGCGATATTTTGAACAATTATAAAGAATTAAATTTCAACAAATTGATTATTACAAAACTTGACGAAACCAGAACTTACGGTACTATAATGAACGCCGTTAAAATGACAGATAGTAATTTATCATATTTTACTGTGGGACAAAATGTTCCGGATGATATAGAAATAGCTTCGGCTGAAAAATTGGCAGGTATGATTCTGGGGGAGAACACATATGTATGA
- a CDS encoding MinD/ParA family protein yields the protein MYEQASKLKKIMDEKHHREAPQGTLKVYCVTSGKGGVGKTNLSINLSLVLQELGKRVLLVDADLGLANVDVIAGLYPKYNISHILSREKTINEIILEGPMGIKILPGASGLYEMANLSIMELNFLIKAFNSISQDFDIVVIDTGAGISKHVLSFVRSSDEVIIVTTPEPSAITDAYAVIKLIYKYSQKIHVIINRVDNFRDAEFTVQKISNASRKFLHTDIDYLGYVLEDRSVFKSNMEQIPFYTRFPESLASKCIANLGRKLLYGEQKPVQYNYTFESWVKKLMAFLRN from the coding sequence ATGTATGAGCAGGCTTCGAAGCTAAAAAAAATTATGGATGAGAAACACCATCGCGAAGCACCCCAGGGAACTCTAAAAGTTTATTGTGTTACCAGCGGTAAAGGGGGAGTGGGTAAAACAAACCTATCGATCAATTTATCCTTAGTATTACAGGAATTGGGTAAAAGAGTCCTGCTGGTAGATGCCGACCTGGGCCTGGCCAATGTAGATGTAATTGCCGGGCTTTACCCAAAATACAATATTTCTCATATACTGAGTCGCGAGAAAACCATAAATGAGATCATACTGGAAGGCCCCATGGGGATAAAAATATTGCCGGGAGCTTCGGGCCTTTATGAAATGGCCAATTTATCGATAATGGAATTAAATTTTTTGATAAAAGCGTTTAATAGTATTTCTCAGGATTTTGATATTGTTGTTATCGACACCGGTGCCGGTATATCAAAACATGTATTGAGTTTTGTTCGATCATCGGACGAAGTCATTATCGTGACCACTCCGGAACCAAGCGCTATTACCGATGCCTATGCTGTAATAAAATTAATTTATAAGTATTCTCAAAAAATACATGTCATTATAAATAGGGTTGATAATTTCAGAGATGCTGAGTTTACCGTTCAAAAAATATCGAATGCTTCTCGTAAATTTTTACATACCGATATCGATTATCTTGGATATGTGCTGGAAGACAGGAGCGTTTTCAAATCGAATATGGAACAAATCCCTTTTTATACTAGATTTCCTGAGAGCCTGGCTTCCAAATGTATTGCAAATCTCGGGAGGAAACTTCTATACGGGGAACAAAAACCGGTTCAATATAACTACACCTTTGAGAGTTGGGTAAAAAAACTCATGGCTTTTCTAAGAAACTAA
- a CDS encoding flagellar brake protein codes for MDYTTFQVGMKVNIEIERGDGNFFFPSKVEDIELGNLVLDIPMKGNQLFHIGLNESVNIHFFKGDSFYYFIGKVVGKKYTPIPVLHVKPASPPIKNQRRDFFRIKVTLKVKISLLDTGEWANGYIKDISGSGALITTNRELKKGDLINLEITLVSKILEVKSRAVRVWKEERSQCSNMYYVAVQFVDIDEVKQDEIIKFVLAEQRKLIKKGYKV; via the coding sequence GTGGATTATACAACATTTCAAGTGGGTATGAAAGTAAATATCGAAATAGAAAGAGGAGATGGAAACTTTTTTTTCCCTTCCAAAGTAGAAGATATAGAATTGGGGAATCTGGTTTTAGATATACCCATGAAGGGAAATCAACTCTTCCATATAGGTTTGAATGAATCTGTCAACATACATTTTTTCAAAGGGGATTCCTTTTATTATTTCATCGGGAAAGTAGTAGGGAAAAAATATACCCCTATTCCCGTATTGCACGTAAAACCTGCCAGCCCACCTATAAAAAATCAAAGAAGGGATTTTTTTAGAATAAAAGTAACTTTAAAAGTCAAGATAAGCCTTCTTGATACAGGTGAATGGGCAAATGGTTATATCAAAGATATAAGCGGCAGTGGCGCCCTGATTACTACGAATCGGGAGTTAAAGAAGGGAGATTTGATTAATTTAGAGATTACTCTTGTGTCAAAAATACTTGAAGTAAAAAGCAGAGCTGTTAGAGTCTGGAAAGAGGAGCGGTCCCAATGCTCCAACATGTATTATGTGGCCGTTCAATTTGTAGATATTGACGAGGTTAAACAGGATGAAATAATTAAATTTGTTCTTGCAGAACAAAGAAAACTGATCAAAAAGGGTTATAAAGTATAA
- a CDS encoding chemotaxis protein CheA: MNNQYLDIFLEESKEHIQNLNSNLLELESNPGQDIIDEIFRSAHTLKGMSGTMGFNRISEITHEMESLLQDIKDGTISVSPEVIDTLLESVDFLEKLIGDITENGEERDRDTKVILEKLRRKPGNATPLKESEKENKKPEENHIFNEFEERLMKEAIAKGLLVWEVLIKLDANCLLKSARAFLVFKTLESFGDIIKTKPIVQDIEDEKFDDEFTVYIISTHQKQDLEKALGSISELKSILIKEVEQSSLEKDPGNSEESPKETVACTLDEQSVRHASHVKKTSKTLRVDIDRLDNLMNLVSELIIIKTRLDGMDEKTEGQKRREAVEYLERITSSLHDAVMKVRMVPIENVFNRFPRVVRDLARELSKNITLIIEGAETELDRTVIDEIGDPLIHLIRNSADHGIEIPEERFRKGKPAQGTIKLKAYHDGNNVVIEISDDGRGINLNNVLKTAIDKGLVDRERAKNLKESEIISFLFEPGFSTKDMVTDISGRGVGLDVVKTKIESLGGGIEINTVPDQGTTFLIRLPLTLAIIQALMVMVGEEKYAIPLSAIKETVIVASKDIKKVQKNEVTLLRGNVIPILRLGEMLDVESNGSSEEDLTVVIVKKGERDIGLVVDSLIGQQEIVIKSLGNFLKNIKFIAGATILGDGKVALILDVNTMF; encoded by the coding sequence ATGAACAATCAATACCTTGACATTTTTCTGGAGGAATCAAAGGAACATATTCAAAATCTCAATAGCAACTTACTGGAACTTGAGAGTAATCCCGGGCAAGATATCATAGACGAAATTTTCCGTTCAGCTCATACTCTCAAGGGAATGTCAGGGACCATGGGGTTTAACAGGATTTCAGAAATAACCCATGAGATGGAGAGTTTGCTTCAGGATATTAAAGATGGAACAATATCCGTATCTCCCGAAGTAATCGATACCCTGCTGGAGTCAGTTGACTTTTTAGAAAAACTAATAGGAGATATTACGGAAAATGGGGAAGAAAGGGATAGAGACACAAAGGTTATTCTGGAAAAGCTGAGGCGAAAACCAGGCAATGCCACACCACTTAAAGAATCGGAAAAAGAGAATAAAAAACCTGAAGAGAATCATATTTTCAATGAATTTGAAGAACGGCTGATGAAGGAAGCTATAGCAAAAGGTTTATTGGTATGGGAAGTTTTGATAAAGCTGGATGCCAACTGTCTCCTAAAATCGGCCCGGGCCTTTTTGGTCTTTAAAACACTGGAAAGTTTCGGAGATATCATTAAAACCAAGCCCATTGTTCAAGATATAGAAGATGAAAAGTTCGATGACGAATTTACCGTGTATATAATATCTACGCACCAAAAACAGGACCTGGAAAAGGCCCTGGGTTCGATATCAGAATTAAAGTCCATTCTGATAAAAGAAGTGGAGCAAAGTTCTCTTGAAAAAGATCCGGGTAATTCTGAAGAATCTCCAAAGGAGACTGTTGCTTGTACCCTTGATGAGCAAAGTGTGAGGCACGCCAGTCATGTAAAAAAGACAAGTAAAACTTTGAGAGTGGATATTGATCGGCTGGACAACTTAATGAATCTTGTGAGCGAACTTATTATTATAAAGACCAGATTGGATGGCATGGATGAAAAAACCGAGGGGCAGAAAAGAAGGGAAGCCGTGGAATATCTGGAGCGGATTACATCAAGTCTCCACGATGCCGTCATGAAAGTCAGAATGGTCCCCATTGAAAATGTTTTTAATCGTTTTCCGCGTGTGGTTCGGGATTTGGCCCGGGAGCTGTCAAAGAATATTACTTTGATTATAGAAGGAGCTGAAACCGAACTTGACAGGACTGTAATCGATGAAATCGGTGATCCTTTGATTCATTTGATACGTAATTCGGCGGATCACGGCATAGAAATACCTGAAGAAAGGTTTAGGAAAGGCAAACCTGCTCAGGGAACCATAAAACTTAAAGCCTATCATGACGGTAATAATGTTGTGATAGAAATATCCGATGACGGAAGAGGAATTAATTTAAACAACGTATTAAAAACCGCCATTGACAAGGGTTTAGTCGATAGGGAGCGGGCAAAAAACCTCAAGGAATCCGAAATAATATCCTTTTTATTTGAACCGGGATTCAGCACAAAGGACATGGTAACGGATATTTCGGGCAGGGGAGTAGGTCTTGACGTAGTAAAGACCAAAATAGAGTCCCTGGGTGGTGGTATTGAAATAAATACAGTGCCCGACCAGGGTACTACTTTCTTAATAAGATTGCCGCTGACACTGGCCATTATCCAGGCTTTGATGGTTATGGTGGGTGAAGAAAAATACGCCATTCCGTTGAGTGCAATAAAGGAAACTGTAATAGTTGCATCAAAAGACATAAAAAAAGTCCAGAAAAACGAAGTTACTCTTCTGAGGGGGAATGTAATTCCCATATTGCGATTAGGAGAAATGCTGGATGTTGAAAGCAACGGCAGCTCTGAAGAAGATTTGACAGTGGTAATAGTAAAAAAGGGGGAGAGGGATATTGGGCTTGTGGTGGACAGCTTGATAGGCCAGCAGGAGATAGTAATCAAATCTCTCGGCAATTTTTTGAAAAATATAAAGTTCATCGCCGGAGCAACCATTCTTGGTGATGGAAAAGTGGCTCTAATACTGGATGTCAACACTATGTTTTAG